A stretch of DNA from Leucobacter luti:
ATGTGCAGGTCATGGGCGGAGCCAACCTTCACCTCGGCAACATCTCCGAAATGAAGACTGGCGAGGGCAAGACCCTCGTCGCCACGATGCCCGCGTACCTCAACGCGCTCGCGGGCAAGGGCGTGCACATCGTCACGGTCAACGATTACCTCGCGAGCTACCAGTCGGATCTCATGGGCCGCGTGTTCCGCGCACTCGGCATGACGACCGGATGCATTGTTGCGGGCCAGGATCCGCCCCTGCGTCGCGAGCAGTACAACGCAGACATCACATACGGTACGAACAACGAATTCGGCTTCGACTACCTGCGCGACAACATGGCGTCCAGCGCAGAAGAACGCGTGCAGCGCGAGCATTTCTTCGCGGTCATCGATGAGGTCGACTCGATCCTGATCGATGAGGCCCGTACGCCACTGATCATCTCCGGCCCAGCCTCCGGAGAAGCGAACCGATGGTTCTCAGAGTTTGCGCGCATCGCCCGCAAGCTCACGCCGGGGGTCGACTACGAGGTCGACGAGAAGAAGCGCACCGTTGGTGTGCTTGAGCCCGGTATTGAAAAGGTCGAAGACCACCTCGGCATCACGAACCTCTACGAGTCGGTGAACACCCCACTGATTTCGTTCCTGAACAACTCGATTAAAGCCAACGCCCTGTTCACGCGCGACAAGGATTACGTCGTGCTCAACGGCGAGGTGCTGATCGTCGATGAGCACACCGGGCGTATCCTCGCCGGTCGGCGCTACAACGAGGGAATGCACCAGGCCATTGAGGCGAAGGAAGGTGTGCAGGTCAAAGCCGAGAACCAGATGCTCGCGACGGTCACCCTGCAGAACTACTTCCGTCTCTACGAGAAGCTCTCCGGTATGACGGGTACGGCTGAGACCGAGGCCGGCGAGTTTATGTCGACCTACAAGCTCGGAGTCGTGCCGATCCCGACGAACAAATCGATGCAGCGCAAGGACCAGCCAGACCTCGTCTACAAAAATGAGGAAGCGAAGTTCGCGCAGGTGGTCAGCGATATCGCTGAGCGCTACGAGAAGGGCCAGCCCGTCCTCGTCGGTACCACCAGCGTCGAGAAGAGCGAGTACCTTTCGCGTCTGCTCGCCAAAGCTGGTGTGCGCCACGAAGTGCTGAACGCGAAGAACCACGCGCGCGAGGCGGCAATCATCGCACAGGCCGGTCGGCTGGGCGCCGTAACCGTCGCCACCAACATGGCCGGTCGCGGTACTGACATCATGCTCGGTGGCAACGCCGAGTTCCTCGCGGTGCAGGAGATGGCCGCGCGCGGCCTCTCCACCGATGAAGATCCGGACGCCTACGAAGCGGCCTGGGACGACGTATTCGCCGCCGTGAAAGAGACGGTATCTGGCGAGGCAGACAAGGTCATCGCTGTCGGTGGCCTCTACGTGCTCGGCACCGAACGCCACGAGTCGCGCCGTATCGACAACCAGCTCCGAGGCCGTTCCGGTCGTCAGGGAGATCCAGGCGAGAGCCGGTTCTACCTGTCGCTCGCGGATGATCTCATGCGCCTGTTCAACTCGGGCGCTGCAGCAGCGCTCATGAACCGCGACGGATTCCCCGACGATCTTGCGATCGA
This window harbors:
- the secA gene encoding preprotein translocase subunit SecA, encoding MATVLEKLLRVGEGRTLKKLERQAKLVADLEDSFAELSDEELRGETEEFRSRLDKGETLDDLLPEAFAAVREAAKRTIGLRPFDVQVMGGANLHLGNISEMKTGEGKTLVATMPAYLNALAGKGVHIVTVNDYLASYQSDLMGRVFRALGMTTGCIVAGQDPPLRREQYNADITYGTNNEFGFDYLRDNMASSAEERVQREHFFAVIDEVDSILIDEARTPLIISGPASGEANRWFSEFARIARKLTPGVDYEVDEKKRTVGVLEPGIEKVEDHLGITNLYESVNTPLISFLNNSIKANALFTRDKDYVVLNGEVLIVDEHTGRILAGRRYNEGMHQAIEAKEGVQVKAENQMLATVTLQNYFRLYEKLSGMTGTAETEAGEFMSTYKLGVVPIPTNKSMQRKDQPDLVYKNEEAKFAQVVSDIAERYEKGQPVLVGTTSVEKSEYLSRLLAKAGVRHEVLNAKNHAREAAIIAQAGRLGAVTVATNMAGRGTDIMLGGNAEFLAVQEMAARGLSTDEDPDAYEAAWDDVFAAVKETVSGEADKVIAVGGLYVLGTERHESRRIDNQLRGRSGRQGDPGESRFYLSLADDLMRLFNSGAAAALMNRDGFPDDLAIESKVVSRAIQSAQSQVEQRNAEIRKNVLKYDDVLDRQRKAIYGDRQQILDGEEIEPRIEAFREQTIDAILDSHGRDGEWDFDALWSDLRQVYPVGITVDELLAEAGSSRVDKDFLRREILSDAVVAYENREKALGSEAMRELERRVVLATIDRRWRDHLYEMEYLKEGIGLRAMAQRDPLVEYQREGYTMFEGMMGQIKEESMGLLYNLEVKVREEPGHEGHVHLEGGGLDEQQSPDQTKLSYSAPDEDGAPAVSGAPDPAAKAAARKAAAQPAERGAFGQQVPAGDANNRAERRANKKK